From Penicillium digitatum chromosome 5, complete sequence, one genomic window encodes:
- a CDS encoding Formin binding protein (FNB3), putative: protein MDQSSNPGSAIWQQAQNSEGRVYYYNIQTKATQWTKPKELMTPVELALANQPWKEHTTDAGRKYWYHAETKESTWEMPAVYRDALAQAPAPQATPAAPSFVAGGTSFSHSQQRDREDFDRGDRGDRGYGDRRGTYGSYETSGMVAAPEHKSQMDPDYHSLEEAESAFMKLLKRHNVQPDWTWEDTMRATIKDPQYRALKDPRDRKAAFEKYVVEVRMQEKDRAKERFAKLRADFNTMLKRHPEIKFYSRWKTIRPIIEGETTFRSTKEEGERRQLFEEYILELKKVHVEQESVTHKAAMDELMKLLGSLNLEPYTRWSEAHAIIQSDSKFQGDDKFKTLSKCDILTAFENHIKSLERAFNDARQQHKAARARKERKNREQFVALLKELKSQGKIKAGAKWMNICPIINDDPRYHGILGQPGSTPLDLFWDMVEEEERALRGPRNDVLDVLDDKRFEVTTETTFDEFNSIMSSDRRTSKIDPEILNLIFQRIQEKAIRRTEDEKHAADRQQRRAVDALRSRIKRLEPPVRVTDTWAEIQPRLEKYEEYKALESDELRESAFEKAIRRLKERDEDADRDREAHSQSRGSRRDYDRGDREYRSGRGERRGPSGQSNRTPEMDAYEADRRKAQADRERTYRKVSGISPSRDRRDERGDRDRYRSRDRDFDRPRTRDPDRREDERERLYRTRGDPRGGRDELDYGGGTGGVDSRSVASGDRRRRRDSDTESVASRSAKRYRRDSRERERSKGPRVPRRERSAIPEEEPEDAKKDEKAIHSGSEEGEIEEE from the exons ATGGATCAAAGCAGCAACCCAGGTTCTGCCATATGGCAGCAGGCGCAAAATTCTGAAGGGCGCGTTTATTATTACAATATCCAGACCAAAGCCACACAATGGACCAAGCCTAAAGAGTTGATGACTCCGGTTGAG CTCGCTCTCGCAAACCAGCCATGGAAGGAACACACTACAGATGCTGGGCGCAAGTACTGGTACCACGCTGAAACCAAGGAGAGCACATGGGAGATGCCTGCAGTTTACAGAGATGCGCTTGCACAGGCGCCTGCCCCCCAAGCAACCCCCGC TGCGCCTTCATTCGTTGCGGGTGGAACCTCTTTCTCGCATTCCCAGCAACGTGACCGTGAAGACTTTGACCGAGGTGACCGCGGTGACCGGGGATACGGCGACCGACGAGGTACATACGGGTCATATGAAACAAGCGGCATGGTTGCTGCTCCTGAACACAAGTCGCAGATGGATCCCGATTATCATTCTCTTGAGGAGGCGGAGAGCGCCTTTATGAAGCTGCTCAAACGCCACAATGTGCAGCCCGACTGGACTTGGGAAGATACAATGCGCGCTACAATCAAGGACCCGCAGTACCGGGCTCTCAAAGATCCACGCGACCGCAAGGCGGCATTCGAGAAATACGTGGTCGAGGTTCGTATGCAGGAAAAGGACCGAGCAAAAGAACGATTCGCCAAGCTTCGGGCGGATTTTAATACCATGCTGAAGCGGCACCCTGAAATTAAATTCTACAGCCGCTGGAAAACGATTCGTCCGATCATTGAGGGGGAGACCACATTCAGGTCGACCAAGGAGGAAGGCGAGAGACGCCAGCTTTTCGAAGAGTACATCCTTGAACTCAAAAAGGTTCACGTCGAACAAGAATCCGTCACGCACAAGGCCGCTATGGATGAGCTGATGAAACTTTTGGGCTCACTTAATCTGGAGCCTTACACGCGCTGGTCCGAGGCTCATGCTATTATTCAGTCTGATAGCAAGTTCCAAGGCGACGACAAGTTCAAAACTTTGAGCAAGTGCGACATTTTAACTGCATTCGAAAATCATATCAAGTCTCTGGAGCGGGCCTTCAACGACGCTCGCCAGCAGCACAAGGCAGCCAGAGCCAGAAAGGAGCGTAAGAACCGAGAGCAGTTTGTCGCCCTCCTTAAGGAGCTCAAGTCTCAAGGTAAGATCAAGGCGGGCGCCAAGTGGATGAATATCTGCCCGATCATAAATGATGACCCCAGATACCATGGCATCCTGGGCCAGCCTGGTTCGACCCCTCTTGATTTGTTCTGGGATAtggtggaagaagaagagcgcGCTTTGCGTGGACCTCGGAACGACGTTCTAGACGTTCTAGAT GACAAGCGATTTGAAGTTACGACTGAAACTACATTTGATGAATTTAATTCTATCATGTCCAGCGATCGCCGCACCTCCAAGATCGACCCTGAGATCCTCAACCTCATCTTCCAACgcattcaagaaaaggcgatCCGTCGCACAGAGGATGAAAAGCACGCCGCCGATCGTCAACAGCGCCGCGCCGTGGACGCACTGCGCTCACGTATCAAGCGCCTAGAGCCGCCTGTCAGGGTCACCGACACCTGGGCTGAAATTCAACCTCGCCTTGAGAAATACGAAGAATACAAGGCCCTGGAGTCCGATGAGCTTCGGGAGTCTGCCTTTGAAAAAGCAATTCGCCGCCTGAAAGAAAGAGACGAGGATGCAGACAGGGATCGCGAAGCACACTCCCAAAGCCGTGGAAGTCGGCGGGACTACGACCGTGGCGATCGTGAGTACCGCAGTGGACGAGGAGAACGACGAGGACCCAGCGGCCAGTCCAACCGCACCCCCGAAATGGATGCATACGAAGCAGATCGTCGCAAGGCACAGGCCGACCGCGAACGAACTTACCGCAAGGTCAGCGGTATCTCCCCATCTCGTGACCGTCGCGACGAACGTGGAGACCGTGACCGTTATCGTAGCCGGGACCGTGACTTTGACCGACCCCGTACTAGAGACCCAGATCGACGTGAAGACGAACGGGAGCGCTTGTATCGCACTCGTGGTGATCCCCGTGGAGGCCGCGATGAGCTTGACTACGGTGGTGGTACTGGTGGTGTTGACAGTCGTAGTGTGGCCAGTGGTGACCGCCGACGCCGACGTGACAGTGATACCGAGAGCGTGGCTAGCCGGTCTGCCAAGCGTTACCGACGTGATAGCCGTGAGCGAGAGCGCAGCAAGGGTCCTAGAGTGCCCCGACGTGAACGCTCTGCTATTCCGGAAGAAGAACCCGAGGATGCGAAGAAGGACGAGAAGGCCATTCACTCTGGCAGCGAGGAAGgagagattgaagaggaGTAG
- a CDS encoding TRAPP II complex, Trs65, translating into MAGLEIPGELLRHAILDTVVPHAPILDFESALSSALKDGADDLSSILSSIPQRSLLFFDEFLPVRIVLRLSDCPETILKHHLPRLEVKLDVFAVDPAESVGENLTPTRDLIFSGIVGGDRDPLVVFNEFEADEGKGNHVYLIWNIETILRRPRIRIQHPSLLFIASVSLNPADARRQEDSEDDYLPSLVPASTNMLQSLSTDKTFSHKEPFLPASRLLRVIPTTHNEAPVYNIQQQHGHPFRVVPAASARIRYSRLSSYTAIPMTVASLDFEVTPYLACEVSFDKAKLHLSDGTIESLSDTPGLTLPITCRPRDDVTLMYKLTPEYGPETNPSSTALVSTLDISLEATILVDDDCKPRISMQWKANVDFSVALNPTYGGPSPALQRANRPASLSVSTQVGVAPSHRSSLRERAYSVTDVGITISFSGPVRVQVGSVFSWDIFIVNRSSIPRKFALIAIPRRKRLDPRGQVARPSSSSSTSRKEDQVAEAVADDNVVHARQKSVAGQEAQLISLSTDIRVGPLLPGTCHSTELKLLPLATGPLHLEAIRLIDVNTNETTDIRDLPDILADDQPRSS; encoded by the exons ATGGCTGGTCTAGAGATTCCGGGTGAATTATTGCGCCATGCCATTCTTGATACAGTTGTGCCTCATGCTCCGATACTCGATTTTGAGAGCGCTTTGAGTTCGGCCCTAAAGGACGGAGCTGATGATCTCTCCTCTATCCTCTCGTCAATCCCTCAACGGTCTCTATTGTTCTTTG ATGAATTTTTGCCCGTCCGTATCGTCTTGAGACTGTCTGATTGCCCAGAAACGATCCTAAAACACCACCTGCCACGCCTCGAAGTCAAGCTTGATGTCTTTGCCGTCGATCCAGCAGAATCAGTTGGTGAGAATCTAACACCAACTCGTGATTTAATCTTTTCGGGAATTGTTGGAGGAGATCGGGACCCCCTGGTGGTCTTCAATGAATTCGAAGCCGATGAAGGCAAGGGGAATCATGTATATTTGATTTGGAACATTGAAACTATACTGC GGCGTCCCCGTATTCGAATCCAACACCCCTCTCTCTTGTTCATTGCCTCTGTCAGTCTTAATCCAGCTGACGCTCGCCGCCAAGAGGACTCGGAGGATGACTATCTCCCTTCATTAGTTCCTGCATCGACCAATATGCTGCAATCTCTATCAACCGACAAAACCTTCAGCCATAAAGAGCCTTTCCTGCCTGCTTCCAGACTATTGAGGGTTATACCGACGACACATAACGAGGCCCCGGTTTACAATATTCAGCAACAACATGGTCATCCATTTCGTGTTGTGCCCGCCGCAAGTGCAAGGATTCGGTACTCTCGGCTGAGTTCTTACACTGCTATTCCCATGACTGTCGCCAGTCTTGACTTTGAAGTCACCCCTTATCTGGCTTGCGAGGTCTCCTTTGACAAAGCGAAGCTTCACCTGTCCGATGGAACGATTGAGTCGCTGTCAGATACACCGGGCCTGACTCTTCCTATTACGTGCCGTCCGCGAGACGACGTGACTCTCATGTATAAACTTACACCGGAGTATGGCCCAGAGACTaacccatcatctaccgCCTTGGTTAGCACGCTGGACATATCTCTTGAGGCAACAATTCTTGTGGATGATGATTGCAAGCCACGTATTTCTATGCAATGGAAAGCCAACGTCGACTTTTCAGTCGCCCTCAATCCGACTTATGGGGGGCCCAGTCCAGCGCTGCAAAGGGCCAACCGCCCTGCTAGTCTATCAGTGTCAACTCAAGTGGGTGTAGCTCCTTCCCATCGAAGCTCATTACGAGAACGAGCATATTCGGTAACAGATGTTGGTATCACAATCTCCTTCTCCGGACCTGTTCGTGTGCAAGTGGGCTCTGTCTTCTCTTGGGATATTTTCATTGTCAATCGATCAAGCATTCCTCGCAAGTTTGCGTTAATTGCCATTCCCAGGCGGAAACGCTTAGACCCACGAGGACAGGTTGCTCGgccttcatcgtcatctagTACTAGCCGCAAAGAGGACCAAGTGGCCGAGGCGGTGGCTGACGACAACGTCGTGCATGCGAGGCAAAAAAGTGTAGCTGGTCAGGAAGCACAACTGATCAGCCTAAGCACGGACATTCGTGTGGG CCCCCTCCTTCCAGGAACTTGCCACTCGACCGAACTCAAACTCCTGCCTCTAGCCACGGGCCCACTCCATTTGGAGGCAATCCGGCTTATAGATGTGAACACGAACGAAACGACCGATATCCGAGATCTTCCGGACATTTTGGCGGATGATCAGCCTCGCTCTAGTTAA
- a CDS encoding Mpv17/PMP22 — protein MICSAKRKVLNGLNKRYIYGRVPLLHTIIFLVEMAVAARLAAKFNTYYAERPVLTTMVTNAVLGGVADTVAQLITAFRTRRPQTSGDDFLSIEIPDFDKNKPPAVGELGFARTSSPPFDFERLTRFMAYGFIMAPVQFQWFGFLSRAFPLTKKNPTAPAFKRVAFDQLIFAPFGLACFFTYMTIAEGGGKRALTHKFRDVYLPTLKANFVLWPAVQILNFRVIPIQFQIPFVSTVGIAWTAYLSLTNSSEES, from the exons ATGATCTGCTCTGCGAAACGGAAAGTCCTGAATGGACTGAATAAGAGATACATTTACGGTCGCGTG CCTTTATTGCACACGATCATTTTCCTCGTCGAGATGGCAGTAGCAGCACGTCTTGCTGCCAAATTTAATACCTACTATGCCGAAAGGCCAG TGCTCACGACGATGGTCACCAACGCT GTGCTTGGTGGTGTTGCCGATACCGTTGCGCAGCTGATTACGGCCTTCCGGACCCGCCGGCCTCAGACAAGCGGCGATGATTTCCTTTCGATAGAGATCCCCGACTTTGACAAGAATAAGCCCCCTGCTGTAGGGGAACTGGGCTTTGCCCGGACCTCCTCGCCGCCCTTCGATTTTGAGCGTCTAACAAGATTCATGGCTTATGGCTTCATCATGGCGCCGGTGCAGTTCCAGTGGTTTGGATTCTTGTCCAGGGCATTCCCGCTCACCAAGAAGAATCCAACGGCTCCTGCTTTCAAACGTGTCGCTTTTGACCAGCTTATCTTTGCGCCATTTG GTCTGGCGTGCTTCTTCACCTACATGACAATTGCAGAAGGTGGTGGTAAACGGGCACTAACACACAAGTTCCGAGATGTCTACCTACCCACTCTAAAGGCCAACTTTGTGCTTTGGCCAGCAGTGCAGATTTTAAACTTCCGTGTCATTCCGATCCAGTTTCAGATT CCATTCGTCTCAACCGTTGGCATTGCGTGGACCGCATACCTTTCTCTGACTAACTCCTCCGAGGAGTCCTAA